A window of the Lolium perenne isolate Kyuss_39 chromosome 7, Kyuss_2.0, whole genome shotgun sequence genome harbors these coding sequences:
- the LOC127326645 gene encoding uncharacterized mitochondrial protein AtMg00310-like: MAIPVFSMSCFKLPRGLCQAINSMLRSFWWGSKDGKRKTCWVSWETMCSPKFNGGMGFRDIELFNIAMLSRQAWRILQNPEALSSRILKATYYPATDFLDAPLGSHPSQVWRAIAEGRDAMKQGLIRQIGTGEGTHAWNQNWLPRDHMLRPLACLNVDPPMRVSDFIDATMAKWSTELLSEWFIPMDVEVIRSIPLSTRSMEDRWAWHYDKNGVLTVRSMYRLLVQTKRHREDWLEGRSAPSDSVGESKAWRRLWAAKVTPKIHVFL, from the coding sequence ATGGCCATCCCCGTTTTCTCCATGTCGTGTTTTAAATTACCCAGGGGTCTGTGCCAGGCCATCAATTCCATGCTCCGGAGCTTCTGGTGGGGGAGTAAAGATGGAAAACGGAAGACTTGTTGGGTTTCATGGGAAACAATGTGCTCTCCAAAGTTCAATGGGGGCATGGGCTTCCGGGACATCGAGCTTTTCAACATTGCTATGCTGTCCCGCCAAGCCTGGCGTATACTCCAGAATCCGGAGGCTCTTAGTTCTCGAATTTTGAAGGCTACTTACTACCCAGCCACGGATTTCCTAGATGCTCCTCTAGGTTCGCATCCCTCCCAGGTTTGGAGGGCGATCGCCGAAGGGCGAGATGCAATGAAGCAGGGCCTGATCCGGCAAATTGGGACGGGCGAGGGCACTCACGCCTGGAACCAAAACTGGCTGCCCCGAGATCATATGCTACGCCCTTTGGCGTGTCTGAATGTTGACCCGCCTATGCGGGTGTCGGATTTCATTGATGCCACGATGGCGAAGTGGAGCACTGAACTTCTATCCGAGTGGTTTATACCGATGGACGTCGAGGTGATCCGATCTATCCCTCTGAGCACTCGTTCCATGGAAGATAGGTGGGCCTGGCACTATGACAAGAACGGAGTTCTCACTGTCCGGTCCATGTACAGGCTTCTGGTTCAGACTAAGAGGCACCGAGAAGATTGGCTGGAGGGCCGGTCGGCCCCTTCTGATTCTGTGGGAGAAAGCAAGGCTTGGCGCAGATTATGGGCTGCAAAAGTTACGCCGAAGATCCACGTCTTCCTGTGA